A part of Candidatus Babeliaceae bacterium genomic DNA contains:
- a CDS encoding ABC transporter ATP-binding protein — MHDVILEIKNISKRFIDKKHIIDALSDVSISIFRGEILGLLGVNGAGKTTLSSIIATLHPPTSGDILYNGSSIYTHMYEFRKNLGFCPQRPNFDRLLSVRDNLIFAGRYFLMPEDLIHERVKLLMEQFELTRYASSSALILSGGYKQRLILARSMMHNPTVLILDEPTVALDPHIRRQLWDIILNLKKMGVTIILTTHYIDEAEILSDRVCILDKGRVRLIDKPSNLMSTYSKTRLEDVFLQLTQD, encoded by the coding sequence ATGCATGATGTAATATTAGAAATAAAAAATATTTCAAAACGATTTATAGACAAAAAACATATAATAGATGCACTTTCTGATGTGTCTATTTCAATTTTTAGAGGCGAGATACTGGGGCTTTTAGGCGTCAATGGCGCTGGCAAAACCACGCTATCATCGATTATCGCCACGCTGCATCCACCAACATCGGGTGATATTTTGTATAACGGCAGTTCTATTTATACTCATATGTATGAATTTCGCAAAAACCTAGGCTTTTGCCCCCAACGACCTAATTTTGATAGATTATTGTCTGTAAGAGATAATTTGATATTTGCTGGCAGATATTTTTTAATGCCAGAAGACCTCATTCATGAACGCGTAAAACTACTGATGGAACAATTTGAATTAACTCGTTACGCATCATCATCGGCACTTATTCTTTCTGGTGGCTATAAACAACGTCTCATTTTGGCTCGATCAATGATGCATAATCCTACGGTACTCATTCTCGATGAACCAACCGTTGCACTTGATCCTCATATTAGACGGCAGCTGTGGGATATTATTTTAAATCTCAAAAAAATGGGCGTTACTATTATTTTAACAACCCATTATATAGATGAAGCAGAAATATTATCAGACCGAGTTTGTATTTTGGACAAAGGACGCGTTCGTTTAATAGATAAGCCTTCAAACCTTATGTCGACCTATAGTAAAACAAGACTAGAAGATGTTTTTTTACAATTAACACAAGATTAA